From Myxococcales bacterium, the proteins below share one genomic window:
- a CDS encoding ABC transporter ATP-binding protein, producing MSDPPANAIAPTKFPRTLRGQLVGKTSAYLAGGAMLAIFQLAMNRIDWLSKTAIDRIFGEGSSFPWAACVTMFGLAVVALVTRISSRYYIFNAGRDVEYELRAELLEHLHTLGAAFYRKLSAGEIMSRSSGDLLQVRLLFGFGILNLVNVVFAFASALQVMISISGKLTLVSFVMLPVIVLMGRSVSRQLYTRTKANQDTLGRLSEVLQNNLAGVRVVRSFALERREGRRFHEANQAYLEASLGLARLRGLMGPSIGAAASLGLLAFFWYGAKLLLAGELSKGSFFAFWLAFGRMTWPMIAVGFSVAIIQRGRAGFARLEEIFRERPEIVSGEAKPPSSPEGRLDVRGLSFSYGEGKTHVLDDVSFALEAGKSLAVMGRTGAGKSTLAMLLARLLPTPAGAVSFDGVDVCDLPLPYLRQSVGYAQQDAFLFSSTVSDNIGFSLPETESDAARDAIVAAARDAEVHNEATGLPDGYDTVVGERGVQLSGGQKQRIALARAFARTPRILVLDDPLSAVDAKTEAAILDTISRHAEKCTLVLVTHRVAAAARCDHVLVLDEGRVLERGTHDELVAAGGLYAAFAEEQSAERALLDIDLDEPSGGGAS from the coding sequence GTGTCCGACCCACCGGCCAACGCCATCGCCCCGACGAAATTCCCGCGCACCCTCCGCGGGCAGCTCGTGGGGAAGACCTCGGCCTATCTGGCCGGTGGGGCGATGCTCGCGATCTTCCAGCTCGCGATGAACCGGATCGACTGGCTGTCGAAGACGGCGATCGATCGCATCTTCGGCGAGGGCTCGTCGTTCCCGTGGGCGGCGTGCGTGACCATGTTCGGGCTCGCGGTGGTCGCCCTCGTCACGCGCATCTCGAGCCGGTACTACATCTTCAACGCCGGGAGGGACGTCGAGTACGAGCTCCGCGCCGAGCTGCTCGAGCACCTCCACACCCTCGGCGCCGCGTTCTACCGCAAGCTCTCGGCCGGCGAGATCATGAGCCGAAGCTCGGGGGATCTCCTCCAGGTGAGGCTCCTCTTCGGCTTCGGGATCTTGAACCTCGTCAACGTCGTCTTCGCGTTCGCGAGCGCCCTGCAGGTGATGATCAGCATCTCGGGCAAGCTCACCCTGGTCTCGTTCGTCATGCTCCCCGTGATCGTGCTCATGGGGCGGAGCGTGAGCCGCCAGCTCTACACCCGCACGAAGGCGAACCAAGACACGCTCGGTCGCCTCTCGGAGGTCCTGCAAAATAACCTAGCGGGCGTGCGCGTCGTGCGGAGCTTCGCGCTCGAGCGCCGTGAGGGCCGCCGATTCCACGAGGCGAACCAGGCGTATCTCGAGGCGAGCCTCGGCCTCGCGCGGCTGCGCGGCCTCATGGGGCCGTCCATCGGCGCCGCCGCGTCGCTCGGTCTGCTCGCGTTCTTCTGGTACGGGGCGAAGCTCCTCCTCGCCGGGGAGCTCTCGAAGGGATCCTTCTTCGCGTTCTGGCTCGCGTTCGGGCGCATGACCTGGCCCATGATCGCGGTCGGCTTCTCGGTGGCCATCATCCAGCGCGGCCGCGCGGGCTTCGCGCGCCTCGAGGAGATCTTCCGCGAGCGCCCCGAGATCGTCTCCGGCGAGGCGAAGCCCCCGTCGTCGCCCGAGGGGCGGCTCGACGTCCGAGGCCTCTCGTTCTCCTACGGCGAGGGGAAGACCCATGTCCTCGACGACGTCTCGTTCGCGCTCGAGGCCGGAAAATCGCTGGCGGTGATGGGCCGCACGGGGGCGGGCAAATCGACCCTCGCCATGCTCCTCGCGCGGCTCCTGCCGACGCCCGCCGGGGCCGTGTCGTTCGACGGGGTCGACGTGTGCGACCTCCCGCTCCCGTACCTCCGTCAGAGCGTCGGGTACGCCCAACAAGACGCGTTTTTGTTCTCGAGCACCGTGAGCGACAACATCGGCTTCTCCCTCCCCGAGACCGAGTCCGACGCGGCCCGTGACGCCATCGTGGCGGCGGCCCGCGACGCCGAGGTCCACAACGAGGCCACGGGCCTCCCGGACGGCTACGACACCGTGGTCGGCGAGCGCGGCGTGCAGCTCTCGGGCGGCCAGAAACAACGCATCGCCCTCGCGCGTGCCTTCGCCCGCACCCCGCGGATCCTCGTGCTCGACGACCCGCTCTCGGCCGTCGACGCGAAGACGGAGGCCGCGATCCTCGACACGATCTCGCGGCACGCCGAAAAATGCACCCTCGTGCTCGTCACGCATCGCGTGGCGGCGGCCGCCCGATGCGACCACGTCCTCGTGCTCGACGAGGGCCGCGTGCTCGAGCGTGGCACCCACGACGAGCTCGTCGCCGCGGGGGGCCTCTACGCGGCCTTCGCCGAGGAGCAGTCGGCCGAGCGGGCGCTCCTCGACATCGACCTCGACGAGCCTTCGGGCGGAGGTGCCTCGTGA
- the rsmI gene encoding 16S rRNA (cytidine(1402)-2'-O)-methyltransferase, with protein MANTPGTLYVVATPIGNLGDLSRRAGEVLARVEHVAAEDTRRTRQLLTHLGISGKSLHRVDAHASAGDVDAIVDLLAEGHDVAFATDAGTPAVSDPGSVLVARTVARGLTVVPLPGPSAVLAALVGSGLSDDRGFRFVGFLSRDGACRRDDLRRIADTAEPVVFFESPHRIQDTLRELADLFPERACAVCRELTKLHEEIVRGTLAELASSPREYRGEIVVVLGAHDPGEREHTMDDAAIDARITRGLDEGVHPKALSEILAAASGRPKREMYERVVKAKSDRRR; from the coding sequence ATGGCGAACACCCCTGGCACCCTCTACGTGGTCGCGACCCCCATAGGGAACCTCGGCGACCTCTCGCGCCGCGCCGGCGAGGTGCTCGCGCGGGTCGAGCACGTGGCCGCGGAGGACACGCGACGCACACGGCAGCTCCTCACGCACCTCGGGATCTCGGGAAAATCCCTCCACCGCGTCGACGCGCATGCCTCCGCGGGCGACGTCGACGCCATCGTGGATTTGCTCGCCGAGGGGCACGACGTGGCCTTCGCGACCGACGCGGGCACGCCAGCCGTGAGCGATCCGGGGAGCGTGCTCGTCGCGCGGACCGTCGCGAGGGGCCTCACAGTGGTCCCTCTGCCGGGCCCGAGCGCGGTGCTCGCGGCGCTCGTCGGCAGCGGCCTCTCCGACGACCGAGGCTTCCGATTCGTGGGGTTCCTCTCGCGTGACGGGGCCTGTCGACGCGACGACCTCCGGCGCATCGCCGACACGGCCGAGCCCGTCGTGTTCTTCGAGTCTCCCCATCGCATCCAGGACACGCTCCGGGAGCTCGCCGACCTCTTCCCCGAGCGCGCGTGCGCCGTGTGCCGGGAGCTCACGAAGCTGCACGAAGAGATCGTGCGCGGCACCCTGGCCGAGCTCGCCTCGAGCCCACGCGAGTACCGAGGCGAGATCGTCGTCGTGCTCGGCGCCCACGATCCCGGCGAGCGCGAGCACACCATGGACGACGCGGCCATCGACGCCCGCATCACGCGAGGGCTCGACGAAGGTGTGCACCCGAAGGCCCTCTCGGAGATCCTCGCGGCCGCCAGCGGTCGGCCCAAGCGCGAAATGTACGAGCGTGTAGTCAAGGCCAAATCGGACCGACGCCGCTGA
- a CDS encoding acyl--CoA ligase, which translates to MLYSLVARRDDRPAIVRANGAKVTYAELHERCGRLADELTRRGAGPGKAVGVAAKDPTEYLLLALAAWRAGAIVVPLDARAGDALPLQGARRVGVTTLAVGVDETGAPRELPTEVPARTFDPRLGLVLFTSGSSAQPKGVLLLASGIAHNVEAINAYLPIARFSTTGIVLPLSYSYGLVGQALTTLAVGGTLVILSDVMYPAKLVEAMVEHGVDGLSSVPPSLRLIAKSAIAAARAPKLGYVASAGASQDGLTRDLVKQAFPDAIRFNQYGLTEASPRVTAVSDAEPAYAEGSAGRAIAGVEVFAVDEAGNRLGPGAHGEIAVRGPSVMLGYMDDPEATAKVLSDGTLRSGDAGYVDERGFVFVEGRKDGVVKCGGERVSVEEVAAYMRTAEGVRDAAVIAVPHDDLGNALWAFVEADESAIPALRALSREKLPPAKRPLKFVTLAELPRTSNGKVAIGELKKLAR; encoded by the coding sequence ATGCTCTACTCCCTCGTAGCGCGCCGCGACGACCGTCCGGCGATCGTCCGCGCGAACGGCGCCAAGGTCACCTATGCCGAGCTGCACGAGCGGTGCGGGCGCCTCGCGGACGAGCTCACTCGGCGTGGCGCGGGCCCGGGCAAGGCCGTCGGAGTGGCCGCCAAGGATCCCACGGAGTACCTCCTCTTGGCGCTCGCGGCGTGGCGCGCGGGTGCGATCGTCGTACCGCTCGACGCGCGCGCCGGAGACGCGCTGCCGCTCCAGGGGGCACGCCGCGTGGGGGTCACGACGCTCGCCGTCGGTGTCGACGAGACCGGGGCTCCACGGGAGCTCCCGACCGAAGTCCCAGCCCGCACCTTCGACCCGCGGCTCGGGCTCGTGCTCTTCACGTCGGGCTCGTCGGCTCAGCCGAAGGGCGTGCTCCTCCTCGCGTCGGGGATCGCGCACAACGTCGAGGCCATCAACGCCTACCTCCCCATCGCGCGCTTCTCGACGACGGGCATCGTGCTGCCCCTCTCGTACAGCTACGGCCTCGTCGGGCAGGCGCTCACGACGCTCGCGGTCGGCGGAACGCTGGTCATCCTGTCGGACGTCATGTACCCGGCGAAGCTCGTCGAGGCGATGGTCGAGCACGGCGTCGACGGCCTCTCGAGCGTGCCTCCGTCCCTCCGCCTCATCGCGAAGTCGGCCATCGCCGCGGCGCGCGCTCCCAAGCTCGGCTACGTCGCGTCCGCGGGCGCCTCGCAAGACGGACTCACGCGGGATCTCGTCAAACAAGCGTTCCCCGACGCGATCCGCTTCAACCAGTACGGCCTCACCGAGGCCTCCCCGCGTGTCACCGCCGTGTCCGACGCGGAGCCTGCGTACGCCGAGGGCTCCGCGGGCAGGGCCATCGCGGGCGTCGAGGTGTTCGCCGTCGACGAGGCCGGAAATCGCCTCGGCCCAGGGGCGCACGGTGAGATCGCGGTGCGTGGCCCCTCGGTCATGCTCGGCTACATGGACGACCCGGAGGCGACCGCCAAGGTGCTCTCCGACGGGACGCTCCGGAGCGGAGACGCCGGGTACGTCGACGAACGTGGGTTCGTATTCGTCGAAGGTCGAAAAGACGGTGTCGTGAAGTGTGGGGGAGAACGCGTTTCGGTCGAAGAAGTCGCGGCGTACATGCGCACCGCCGAGGGGGTGCGAGACGCGGCCGTCATCGCGGTCCCTCACGACGATCTCGGAAACGCGCTCTGGGCGTTCGTGGAGGCCGACGAGTCCGCGATTCCGGCCCTCCGCGCTCTGTCGCGCGAGAAGCTGCCGCCCGCGAAGCGCCCGCTCAAGTTCGTGACGCTGGCCGAGCTCCCGCGGACGTCGAACGGCAAGGTCGCGATCGGCGAGCTCAAGAAGCTCGCGAGGTGA
- a CDS encoding NrdH-redoxin — translation MDASTEPPDGQVFLVDLRTKRADGTYAVTLAARSAFDAVAEGRRRALAVAAAPSGSPGGGDKVVPAKVAVVVYGASWCGACQKTRAYLKQKNVPFVDKDIDEDSSAAREMRAKLAKAGLRSQGIPVIDVGGKLMVGFDPGAIDRALAGG, via the coding sequence ATGGACGCGTCGACCGAGCCGCCCGACGGGCAGGTGTTCCTGGTCGATCTCCGCACGAAGCGCGCCGATGGCACGTACGCCGTGACGCTCGCGGCGCGCTCCGCGTTCGACGCCGTGGCCGAGGGGCGACGCCGTGCCCTCGCCGTCGCCGCGGCCCCCTCGGGCTCTCCTGGAGGGGGTGACAAGGTCGTCCCCGCGAAGGTCGCGGTCGTCGTCTACGGGGCTTCGTGGTGCGGCGCCTGCCAAAAGACCCGCGCCTACCTCAAACAGAAGAACGTCCCGTTCGTCGACAAGGACATCGACGAAGACTCGAGCGCCGCCCGCGAAATGCGCGCCAAGCTCGCGAAGGCGGGCCTGCGCTCCCAAGGCATCCCCGTCATCGACGTCGGGGGGAAGCTCATGGTCGGCTTCGATCCGGGCGCCATCGATCGCGCGCTCGCGGGCGGGTAG
- a CDS encoding sterol desaturase family protein codes for MSPTERVTLAVLVVAAALPVLVAAALSPSVRAFFRGRGSIRQTLSNVGVGLVFLASQVVLRGALVGVFAFAARLVPWKLDDSPWAFVLAFVAIDFVYYVQHRVEHAVPVLWAIHAVHHQSRDYNLSVSFRVGALASVATAFFHASLAPLGVSTRLYAAVSTAHAVLLFGLHARTLFALGPGRVFNAPVFHRVHHGAESAYVDKNFGGVLLVFDRLFGTFAPYTAEPTFGVVGEESPVLPLEANVAPWRALFRVVGRERTLRGKVRALFVRARAAEGD; via the coding sequence GTGAGCCCCACGGAGCGCGTCACTCTCGCCGTGTTGGTCGTCGCCGCGGCCCTCCCGGTGCTCGTCGCCGCGGCGCTCTCGCCGAGCGTCCGCGCGTTCTTTCGCGGGCGCGGCTCGATCCGTCAGACGCTGTCGAACGTCGGGGTCGGGCTCGTCTTCCTCGCGTCGCAGGTCGTGCTCCGTGGCGCGCTCGTCGGGGTCTTCGCCTTCGCGGCGCGGCTCGTCCCCTGGAAGCTCGACGATTCACCCTGGGCGTTCGTGCTCGCGTTCGTCGCGATCGATTTCGTCTACTACGTGCAGCATCGTGTGGAGCACGCCGTGCCCGTGCTCTGGGCCATCCACGCGGTGCACCACCAATCGCGCGACTATAACCTCTCCGTTTCTTTCCGCGTCGGCGCGCTCGCCTCCGTGGCGACCGCCTTTTTCCATGCGTCCCTCGCGCCGCTCGGCGTCTCCACGCGCCTCTACGCGGCCGTCTCTACCGCCCACGCCGTCCTCCTCTTCGGCCTCCACGCGCGCACGCTCTTTGCCCTCGGTCCGGGACGGGTCTTCAACGCCCCCGTCTTCCACCGCGTGCATCACGGCGCCGAGTCCGCCTACGTCGACAAGAACTTCGGGGGCGTCCTCCTCGTGTTCGATCGCCTCTTCGGGACGTTCGCGCCGTACACGGCAGAGCCGACCTTCGGGGTCGTCGGCGAGGAGTCCCCCGTGCTCCCCCTCGAGGCGAACGTCGCCCCGTGGCGGGCGCTCTTTCGGGTCGTCGGGCGCGAGCGTACGCTTCGTGGCAAAGTCCGCGCGTTGTTCGTCCGCGCGCGCGCGGCCGAGGGCGATTGA
- a CDS encoding ABC transporter ATP-binding protein: MKKLWPFVRPHARLLVVSLVLLFVLAAAQLVRPLLMGRVVAHAGAGDAGSLLRDGVLLALFVVGAQVLSFLQTYVMQVAGARAMADLRAEVFAFFQRLSLRYFDKTPVGRLVTRATSDVDALGELFASGVLNAIGDLLGLVGIVVMMLSLHVKLSLIAFAALPFVGFLVGFVRKRSRDAFREIRTKTARLNAFLNEQVAGIAVVQAYAREEKMQREFDVINESYRDENKRSIFYEAILDAAIEMVSTVCVASVLFWAGFSKVGDPTITFPLVVTFTQYIRQFFEPVSLLAQRYTILQSAMSGAERIFELFDEKDVEADAGLRSKPIEPAEGVPALELDHVTFGYKPGVTVLHDVCLSVARGEKIALVGATGAGKSTVASLALRLYDATEGAVRVFGEDVKGADRVAMRELFAVVPQDVFLFAGTVLANVGISDDQPDRGRAEAALRKIGALELFERRGGLDARVDERGQNFSAGERQLVAFARALYRDTPIVVLDEATASIDSNTEKKMQAALDAVMKDRTAIVIAHRLSTIRAVDRIVVFHKGRIVEVGTHDELLRKGGVYAKLHRLQFARERAATVGRASEPPRAAG, translated from the coding sequence ATGAAGAAGCTCTGGCCCTTCGTCCGGCCGCACGCGCGCCTCCTCGTCGTGTCGCTCGTGCTCCTCTTCGTGCTCGCGGCGGCGCAGCTCGTTCGTCCGCTGCTCATGGGCCGGGTGGTGGCTCACGCGGGCGCCGGCGACGCAGGTTCGCTCCTCCGCGACGGCGTCCTCTTGGCGCTCTTCGTCGTCGGGGCGCAGGTGCTCTCGTTCCTTCAGACGTACGTCATGCAGGTCGCCGGCGCACGCGCCATGGCGGACCTCCGCGCCGAGGTCTTCGCGTTCTTCCAACGCCTGTCGCTCCGTTACTTCGACAAGACCCCGGTGGGCAGGCTCGTCACGCGCGCCACGTCCGACGTCGACGCCCTCGGCGAGCTCTTCGCGTCCGGAGTCCTCAACGCCATCGGAGACCTCCTCGGGCTCGTGGGCATCGTCGTCATGATGCTCTCGCTCCACGTGAAGCTCTCGCTCATCGCGTTCGCCGCGCTGCCGTTCGTGGGGTTTCTCGTCGGGTTCGTGCGAAAGAGGAGCCGAGACGCGTTCCGCGAGATCCGCACGAAGACCGCGAGGCTCAACGCGTTCTTGAACGAGCAGGTGGCCGGCATCGCCGTGGTGCAGGCCTACGCCCGCGAAGAGAAGATGCAGCGCGAGTTCGACGTCATCAACGAGTCGTACCGGGACGAGAACAAGCGCTCCATCTTCTACGAGGCCATCCTCGACGCGGCGATCGAGATGGTGAGCACCGTGTGCGTGGCGAGCGTGCTCTTCTGGGCGGGCTTCTCGAAGGTGGGCGATCCCACCATCACGTTCCCCCTCGTGGTCACCTTCACGCAGTACATCCGCCAGTTCTTCGAGCCGGTGAGCCTGCTCGCCCAGCGGTACACCATCCTCCAGAGCGCGATGAGCGGCGCCGAGCGCATCTTCGAGCTCTTCGACGAGAAGGACGTCGAGGCCGACGCGGGCCTTCGCTCGAAGCCCATCGAGCCCGCGGAGGGGGTGCCGGCGCTGGAGCTCGATCACGTCACGTTCGGCTACAAGCCGGGTGTGACGGTGCTTCATGACGTCTGCCTCTCCGTCGCCCGCGGCGAGAAGATCGCGCTCGTCGGCGCGACGGGCGCCGGAAAGTCGACCGTGGCGAGCCTCGCCTTGCGCCTCTACGACGCGACCGAGGGCGCCGTACGGGTCTTCGGAGAGGACGTGAAGGGCGCCGATCGGGTCGCGATGCGCGAGCTCTTCGCCGTGGTCCCGCAAGACGTGTTCCTGTTCGCGGGCACGGTGCTCGCGAACGTCGGCATCTCCGACGACCAACCCGACCGCGGCCGCGCCGAGGCGGCCCTCCGCAAGATCGGCGCCCTCGAGCTCTTCGAGCGCCGTGGTGGGCTCGACGCCCGCGTCGACGAACGTGGCCAGAACTTCAGCGCCGGTGAGCGACAGCTCGTGGCCTTCGCGCGCGCCCTCTACCGCGACACGCCGATCGTCGTCCTCGACGAGGCGACGGCCAGCATCGACTCGAACACCGAGAAGAAGATGCAGGCGGCCCTCGACGCCGTCATGAAGGACCGCACCGCGATCGTCATCGCGCACCGGCTCTCCACGATCCGCGCGGTCGATCGCATCGTCGTGTTCCACAAGGGCCGTATCGTCGAGGTGGGCACGCACGACGAGCTCCTCCGGAAGGGCGGCGTCTACGCGAAGCTCCACCGGCTGCAGTTCGCACGCGAGCGCGCGGCGACCGTCGGGCGCGCGTCGGAGCCTCCGCGCGCCGCTGGGTGA
- a CDS encoding RNA polymerase factor sigma-32 → MAPSELTRRAGPKNPSGLVLDSGSQEERVPRKKTDTPAKPRGRAAKATSETPRSSGDADLHATEGSLDEGEGRDASDDHGDEGEAAEEGDLTTDVVEAELAPEEEQEDAFEETDAELREEVPVSAEPTSLARLDPMAAYLREVQRHPLLTPEQTQELAVAFTKTQDPAIAARLVTANLRLVVKIAYEYRRAYKNIMDLVQEGNIGLMQAVKRYDPYRGVKLSSYAAWWIRAYILRFILNNWRLVKLGTTQAQRKLFFNLRKKRAELEAMGIEPSHAEIAKSLNVPESDVAEMDVRLGSNEKSLDAPVGDADGRSIAKVDMMPSAGIGPEAMMADEEIQSMLKDKLKEFRKTLEGKEKDLAIFDQRLVSDDPKTLQELGDNFKISRERVRQLEQRLLQRLRDYLKSEMGEATLVD, encoded by the coding sequence GTGGCTCCGAGCGAGCTAACACGCCGGGCCGGCCCGAAAAACCCGTCGGGACTTGTGCTAGACAGCGGGTCTCAAGAGGAACGCGTGCCCCGCAAGAAGACCGACACCCCCGCAAAGCCGCGCGGCCGCGCCGCCAAAGCCACCTCCGAGACCCCGAGGTCCTCGGGCGACGCCGACCTTCACGCCACGGAAGGGTCGCTCGACGAGGGCGAGGGCCGCGACGCCTCCGACGACCACGGGGACGAGGGCGAGGCCGCCGAGGAGGGCGATCTCACGACGGACGTCGTGGAGGCCGAGCTCGCCCCCGAAGAGGAACAAGAGGACGCGTTCGAAGAGACCGACGCCGAGCTCCGCGAAGAGGTGCCCGTCTCGGCCGAGCCCACGTCGCTCGCGCGCCTCGACCCGATGGCCGCGTACCTCCGCGAGGTGCAGCGCCACCCGTTGCTCACACCCGAGCAGACCCAAGAGCTCGCGGTCGCCTTCACGAAGACCCAAGATCCGGCGATCGCGGCGCGCCTCGTCACGGCCAACCTGCGCCTCGTCGTCAAGATCGCCTACGAGTACCGCCGCGCCTACAAGAACATCATGGACCTCGTGCAGGAGGGCAACATCGGCCTCATGCAGGCGGTCAAGCGCTACGATCCGTACCGCGGCGTGAAGCTCTCGTCGTACGCCGCGTGGTGGATCCGCGCGTACATCCTGCGCTTCATCTTGAACAACTGGCGCCTCGTGAAGCTCGGCACCACGCAGGCGCAGCGCAAGCTCTTCTTCAACTTGAGGAAGAAGCGCGCCGAGCTCGAGGCGATGGGCATCGAGCCCTCGCACGCCGAGATCGCGAAGAGCTTGAACGTGCCCGAGAGCGACGTCGCCGAGATGGACGTGCGCCTCGGCTCGAACGAAAAATCTCTCGACGCCCCGGTGGGGGACGCCGACGGCCGCTCGATCGCGAAGGTCGACATGATGCCGAGCGCGGGCATCGGGCCCGAGGCCATGATGGCCGACGAAGAGATCCAGTCGATGCTGAAGGACAAGCTCAAAGAGTTTCGAAAGACGCTCGAGGGCAAAGAGAAGGATCTCGCCATCTTCGATCAGCGCCTCGTCTCGGACGACCCGAAGACGCTCCAAGAGCTCGGCGACAACTTCAAGATCTCCCGCGAGCGCGTGCGGCAGCTCGAGCAGCGGCTCCTCCAGCGCCTCCGCGACTACCTGAAGAGCGAGATGGGCGAGGCCACGCTCGTCGACTGA
- a CDS encoding CapA family protein — protein MLSTRSGNVFPFVVLLGAFGCGRAGSHEPEKRTEPSARPPSTLVTEAPPAPAQAAAPQAPAPTANEGPLRVLVAGDVIAHRPVLIEEGALRAALGPLDTLFGAADAVLVNHESSTGDAPGGKRSDLLYAAPASWAKELSASHVSAIGLANNHACDLGRQGLFATLASAKEAGLRHFGAGEDPWKAEPIASRGGHTVCAVGWSTLTNGDPMACDKSLAFAPESPTAEARVAKAIAEGKTHGCDAVIAVVHIGEEYKDQPPSVFALGERLADAGADAVVMHHPHVPSLPKAARTRDGRVVPVFPSLGNLVSNQGYAWRAPKPVVVSDRRQVSANAWTRVGLVADLAFTFTEGKPKVSGFGYHVIWNERKPTETKGKSTIVARVLGRDDRDLLARFAADPDGPNAIFGSACWRDRHDAAPSDTACTTPHASEPVKRTARGGKKR, from the coding sequence ATGCTCTCCACGCGCTCGGGCAACGTCTTTCCCTTCGTCGTGCTCCTCGGCGCCTTCGGGTGCGGGCGCGCGGGCTCGCACGAGCCGGAGAAGCGTACGGAGCCCTCGGCCCGGCCTCCGTCGACGCTCGTGACCGAAGCGCCTCCCGCTCCTGCCCAAGCCGCCGCTCCCCAGGCTCCCGCGCCGACCGCGAACGAAGGCCCGCTCCGGGTCCTCGTCGCGGGCGACGTCATCGCGCACCGGCCCGTGCTCATCGAAGAAGGTGCGCTGCGCGCCGCGCTCGGCCCGCTCGACACGCTCTTCGGTGCGGCCGATGCGGTGCTCGTGAACCACGAGTCGTCGACCGGAGACGCGCCGGGCGGAAAACGGAGCGACCTCCTCTACGCGGCGCCGGCCTCGTGGGCGAAGGAGCTCTCGGCGAGCCACGTCTCGGCGATCGGCCTCGCGAACAACCACGCGTGCGACCTCGGGCGCCAGGGGCTCTTCGCGACCCTCGCGTCGGCGAAGGAGGCGGGCCTGCGTCACTTCGGCGCCGGCGAGGATCCGTGGAAGGCCGAGCCCATCGCCTCCCGCGGCGGGCACACCGTATGCGCGGTGGGGTGGAGCACGCTGACCAACGGCGATCCGATGGCGTGCGACAAGAGCCTCGCCTTCGCCCCCGAGAGCCCGACGGCCGAGGCGCGCGTCGCCAAGGCGATCGCCGAGGGGAAGACCCATGGCTGCGATGCCGTAATCGCCGTCGTCCATATCGGTGAAGAATACAAGGATCAGCCCCCGAGCGTCTTCGCGCTGGGAGAGCGGCTCGCCGACGCGGGCGCCGACGCCGTGGTGATGCATCACCCGCACGTGCCCTCGTTGCCGAAGGCCGCGCGCACGCGGGACGGTCGCGTCGTCCCTGTCTTTCCTTCTCTCGGGAACCTGGTGTCGAACCAAGGGTACGCGTGGCGCGCTCCGAAGCCCGTCGTCGTGTCGGATCGGCGGCAGGTGTCCGCGAACGCGTGGACGCGCGTGGGCCTCGTCGCCGACCTCGCGTTCACGTTCACCGAGGGCAAACCCAAGGTGTCGGGGTTCGGCTACCACGTGATCTGGAACGAGCGCAAACCCACGGAGACCAAGGGGAAATCGACGATCGTCGCGAGGGTGCTCGGGCGCGACGACCGGGATCTCCTCGCGCGCTTCGCGGCCGACCCCGACGGGCCGAACGCCATCTTCGGGTCCGCGTGCTGGCGTGATCGCCATGACGCCGCGCCGTCCGACACGGCCTGCACAACGCCCCACGCGAGCGAGCCCGTGAAGCGCACCGCGCGAGGCGGCAAGAAGCGCTGA